AACTAGTTGAAAAGATGGATGTTTTAGAACATCAAAGGATATTAAGTAATTGGATATCTATAAAATATGAAAAAGAAATTAATTATACAATTATAATATATTTATTAGTTGCAGTATTTGTAATAGCTTTATTATTTTTATATAGACAATATAGCTTAAAAAAATCTAATAGAGATTTAAAAATTGCTGTGGAAAAGAAAACAAAAGATTTACAAGCATTAAATGAAAGTTTAGAATCAAGAATTAAAGAAGAGGTAGAAAAGAACTTAGATATACAAGAAAAGCTTTTTAAATCAGAGAAAATGGCATCTATGGGAGAAATGATAGGAAATATTGCCCATCAATGGAGACAGCCTTTATCTATGATATCTATGGGAGCAACAGGTATGCAATTACAGAAGAGTCATGGCTTACTTAGTGATGAATTCTTTGAGCAAACTTGTATTGATATAAATGAAAATGCTCAATATCTTTCTAAAACAATTGATGATTTTAGAAACTTTATTCTAGGTGATAGAACTAAAGTTGTATTCACTTTAAGTAATGAAATCAATAGGTTCCTAAGTTTAGTAAAAGGTTCTATTACTAATAATAATATTAACATGATTGTTAATATAGAAAAAGAACTTGAATTATTTGGCTATCCTAATGAACTTCTTCAATGTGTGATTAATATTTTTAATAACTCTAGAGATATATTATTAGAAAGAGAAATTAAAAACAAATATATTTTCATTACATCGTATACTGAAAACAACAATATAATCATAAAAATAAAAGATAATGCAAGAGGAATAAATAAGGATATTCTTCCTAAAGTTTTTGATTTATATTTTACTACAAAACATCAATCTAAAGGGACAGGTATTGGACTTCATATGACATATAACTTAATTGTAAAAGGTATGAATGGAAGTATTGAAGTTCATAATGCAAAATATACTTATGAAAATAATGAGTATAGTGGGGCTGAATTTGTGATTAAAATTCCTAAGGAAACTTAGGAAATATTAGATTTAGCCCAAGTCCCAAAAGCTTGTTTTTCAAACTTCATTTTTCCTTTTTTGCTTTTATAAATATTTATCCATGCTTGCCAGTTTTTATTATCAAGATTAGGATAATCTAACCTAAAATGACTACAACGACTCTCTTTTCTCATTAATGATGCTTTTAATTTCATTTTTGCACTTATTATCATATTGATAGTTTCATGTGCAAGTCTTAATTCATGAAAATCTTCTGCTTTTAAATATGGAAGATGAGATTGTTCAAGCTCTTCTACATAAGCTAAAGCACCTTTTAGCATATTTTCTTTTTTTATATATAAAACAAAATTTGGAATCATTATTCCTTGCAGTGTTTGAGTTACCCAAGCAGGAGAATATCCAGCTTTTTTATTTAAAGGTTCTAAGATTTCTTTTTTTATTGTTGCTATTCTTTTATCTGAAATCTTTGTCATTTTTATATTTTTTGCATACTCAGCACTTGCTTTTCCTGCTATATCTCCTTGAACAGCTGATCCTGCCAAAGATGAACCAATTTGAGTATATATACCACCTGACATATAAGAGCCAAGAGCATCTCCAGCAGCATATAAGCCTTTAATTGTAGACTCACAAAATTCATTTATAGGAACTAGTCCCTCTGATTTATGTATTGCTAATCCAGCACTAGAACCTCCAACAGGAGTTCCATTCATACCTGGAGGTAAACCTTCTTTTTTGCCATTTCTTGGAGGAGGAGGTCCTTTTCTGTGTTTATGATCACCTCTTGGGTCTTCAGTCATTTTAAATTCACTAGGAGTATAAGGCCCACCTTTTATATCACTTGTAATCATCCCTGGAGGTCCCATTTTCACATCATTACCACTTGTATATGCCATATAATTAATATCTACTCCTAAATGATGATTTACTTGAACTTGTGTAGTTTCAGGTTTTTTCTCAAACATTCCATGCCAATTACCAAAAGCATCTGCAGGGTTTTTTGAATTCCCAACATGACCATCATTCCACTCTTTCCCTGTAACTTTTGCACCTATATTATAAGCCATAATTGTTCCATCATGAGTTAAATCTCTTAATGGAAAACCGTTAGGTTTAAAGCCTCCTGCTCCTGTACATAAAATCACACTTTTTGCAGTAAAAGTATATATCTTTTCATCATCTAAACTAAATCCTGCTGCACCAGCAATCTTACCATCTTGTTTAATCAAGTGAGTTATCATTACACGTTCTAAAAGTGGAATATTTCTTTCTTCAATAGGTTTAGAAAAAGATTTATTATATAAAGCTGATTCAAAAAAACCCCAATCTTTTAATTCTTTAACTCTTTGTTTTGAATTTTGTGCCATTTGTTTTGTATAAGTTTTATTATTTGTACCTAAAGCTGATCTTGAAACTTTTTCAACAAATTCATCAATAGATAGTTTTTCTTTTTCTTCATCATAAGAGAATATTCCTTTTGCAAATGGAGTTTGACCAGAAGTTCCAAGTCCTCCTTTTGATACCATCATGACTTTTGCACCTGCATCATGAGCTTTTACACTTGCAAAGAGTCCAGCCATTCCACTACCAATTACTAGAACATCAACTTCATAGTTACTCTCTTCTAGGTTTTCTAGATTAATCTTTACTTCATTATTAGCCCATCCAAGTGTAGAACTTAAGCTTGTTAACCAAAGCATACTAATTGCATTACTTGTAATATTTAAAAATTCTCTTCTTGAAGTATTATTTTCTTTCATGATTCTATCCTTTGTTTTTATTTGTTGTAAAATACGATTTAAATAGAAGTATAGAAGCTGCTAAGCTAATTAAAATTACTAAGATACTCATGCTGAGATTCATATGTCTACCTGTTTCAATTGAATGCCAAGAAGCAAAAATTATAAAGACTAAAGCTAAACTTCCATGGAATATTTTCCATGCTTTATAACTCATTTTTAATTTATCTTTTAATATTGAAGTAAGTCCAAGAAGTAATATTAAACACCAGCCAATAATACCTATTATAATTGCTAAGCTATCAAAAGTTGTAATCATTTTTATAAATGAATCTAGAGGTCTTGGTCCAACTTCAAAGAATCTAGGAACAACAATTAAAAAAGGATGAAATAATAGTATAGGTATAGCTGTATATCCAAGAATTTTATGTATTTTTATAATTTTTGAAGATTGAAAAATGCTCTTTAATCCAATATTTAAATTTGATAAAAAGAATTGTAAGAGTACTACAAAAAAAGCAAGGATTGTAATAATTGAAATAGTATCTTTTAAAATGCTTCTTTGTGGTATTTGTGTTAATATAAAAAAAACCATAGGTAAAAAGACAAAAAATATTAATAGCAATACCATATATAAGGATTTAAGATTTAAGTTCATTTCTAACCCCAAGACACTATTACTGGAATTGATTTTTCTGATGTTATTGTTATTGCATCTACAGGACAATAGAGTCTGCATAAATGACAAATCTGGCAATCTTCAACATATTTTATTTCTGCTTTATTTGATTTTCTGTTCATTCTAATTACATCAGTTGGACATACTTTAACACATGTTTCACACCCAATACAACCGCTAATATCTGATATAGCCATAATAATCACTCCATATTTTTATAAAGTAATTATAGGCTTGTTGTTTAAACAAGTTATAAATATTAAGTAAATAAAGGTAAATGAGTAATTATTAAAAATTTTGGATTGTAATTATTTTGATTTTTATATTGAAAGTTTAAAAGAGAAGTCTTATCCTGAAAAAAATTTTACAGCTACGTAATTTCTTTACTAAGGAGAGATAATAGATAAAACTTCTATTTCAAAAATTATATCATAAAAAATGCTATTTTAATGCTACGTTAGTATTTTTTTTTGAAATTTGTATATTAGAATATAAATTTAAGTAAATTTTAATTTTTGTAAAAAGAAAATGAACATAAGTAATGGATGATTTTTTAAGAAAGGTATAAAAGAAGTTTTATCATGAAAAATCTTATATTGACTTTTTATTTTAAAAGGAGGGGAGAGATAAAACTTCTTATTATGGTGTAATTGTATCAGTATCAAAATCTTAAGTTAATGACATAAATCAATAAAATGCTATTTTACAAAAACTTTTGAATCATATAGTTTTTTATTAATTCTTACTTCAAGATAACCTTTTGTCACCTTTTTATGTATAAAGGTTTGTTCTTGCGCTATTTTTATTTTTTGCTTGTTATAAATTGAAATTGACTTAGTTAAAACTCCAGTAGAATTTCCTATTCTTACATCTGCTTTATCTTTATTCATATTTCCAAAAATTACAATTTTTGAATAACAAGTTCCATTGTAATTATCTTTTGTTTCTTTTAGATGTTGAACATTTTCACCTTTGCCATTTTCATGAAAAATTCCAATAGCATGTACTTTTTTAATTTTTGAAGAGTAAGCATTTAAACCGCTTATTGAAAGTAATAGTAAAGTTAAAATTATAAATATTTTTTTCATAAGATAACTTTACTATATTTTTGTGAAATATTTGTAAATTATTTTTTATAAGGTGAATAACTTACATGACGAATTAATTCACCAGAAGTTAATTTTAGTTGGTCATATTTAACTTGATATTCAACTTTTTTTTCAAAACTCATTGGTGTTCTAATAGATTTATATTCAATTAATTTATCATCTTTATATACACCAGAAATTTCAGCATATACCCAGTAATAACCTTGGTCTTTTCGTAAATTTTTTACATAACCTGACCACTTACCTTTTGTTTGTAATTCATTCCATAAGTCTTGAAATACAGCTTTTGGCATATCAGGGTGTCTTACAACATTATGAGATTGACCCAATAACTCATTTGCTTCATATCCTGAAATTTGTGCAAATGTATCATTTACATAAGTAATAACACCTTTTAAATCTGTTCTTGATACGATTAACTCTTCACTTGGTACAATTGTTTCTAATAAAAAATTACTTGAATTATATTCCATGATTATTTTCCTGTATTATCAAATGTTCTTGCAAAACCTTCTAAATCTTTCTTTTTTAAATCCCCATTATAAACTATATCTTTAGGATCTATATCTTCGTCATTTAAAACTTTTGGTACAACTTCCGCATTATCTAAAACTTCCATATGTGCACTTAACTCATCTTCACTATATGCCATTTGCATATCAGCTGATGCTACATGTGGAATTGCTTCTATTACTCTTAATTTCTTTAGCTCTTCTTCAACTCCAGCACCTTCAATAGTAATAATAATTCTTCCTAATTCATCATGCATATGATAATCACATACATCACATTTTTTTAAAGACTCTACTACTTCATCTAGATACTTTGGTAATGTTTGCACTACAATACTTGAAACGTTCATTTTATAATCCTTTTGTTTTAATCAATTAATCTTAATCAATTTTATAGTAATTTATTCTTTCATCATCACTTGTGACAAAAACTTCTTTCTCATTTATAAATACAATATTTGTAAGAGTTGTATTATTACCTTTTAGCATAGATAAATCTCTTTGTGTTTTAGTATTAAAAACTTTTACTTCATTTTGTTCATTACTTGCAATTCCTGCAATTTTTCCACTTGGACTTAATCCTGCACTATAAATTAAAAAAGATGTGTTTTTATGATAAGCACTATTAGCTTTTATATCATAAACAGCAGCACGTCTATCTTGACCTGCTGTTAAAATGATATTGTTTTTTATATCTACTTGAAAAACATTATCTAAGTTTTGTTTTGCAAATGTTTTTATTAAATCAGAACTAGCAACATCTACAAGTTTTAAAATACCACTTTCATCAGCTACTACAACTTGTTTTCTATCTTCGTTTAAAGAAAAGTTAGAAAACTTTGATTGTGATAATTGTATATCATATATTTTTTTATTTGTTTTTAAATCATATAAATATAATTCATTTGATAAAAGTGCAAATAATATTTTATCTTCTGATACAAATTTTGCACGTGCAATATACATTTTTTCTTTTGCTGAAATTATTTCTTTTAGCTTTGAATCTTTATAAATATTTATAGCTCTTCCACCTTTGTTTCCTTGTGAAAGTATTAGTATTGAGTCTTTTAAAACATCAACACTATATATTTTAGAATTAATTTCATCACCCATAAAATCTTTTATTTTAGGTAATGTAATTGAAGATATCTTTTCTTTTGTGTTTATATCAAAAATATCTACTTTTGATGCTTTTGTTGCTACATATAACTTACCATTTTTTATTACAAGATCTGTAATACCACCACTTGCTAAATATGTGTAGCTTGGATTTATATCTTTTGCATTTAATGTAAAAAGAAATAAAACTAGAAAAATAGCTGCTTTGATAAAAGTCATAGTTTTCCTTTATTAGATTATTTTTATAGCTTGTGTTGGACATACTTTTATGCAAAATCCACATGATGTACAGTTATCATTTATTTCAGGTCTAAACATACCTAAAAAATCGATAGCTTCATCAAAACAAGGATCTTTACAAGAAAAACACATAGTATCATTCCATGCTAAACAAGTACTTATATCTATTTGTATTTTAGCATTTATATTCTTTTTATCTTCAATAGATAAAACTTCATTTGGACAAGCAATTGCACATTCATCACAATATGTACATCCATTTAAGGAAAAGTCAATTATTGGAGTTTTATCATCTTTTATAACGATAATATTTTCTTCACAAACAGTACTACAAATTCCATCACACTCTATACAGTTTGTTAAAAAAACTTCTTCATCTTTATAATAAGGTGGTCTTAAAATAATCTCTTGCTTTTCTTTTGTTTTAAAAGAAGAAGCAAGAGAGCTAAATAGCTCTCTTCTTTCCATAACTAATACTTATTTTTTTAATGTATCTAAGTCATCAAGGATTACTTCATCCCAGCTTGATTTAAATTCACCATCTTTTTTAGTAAAAGCTGCTTCAAAATTATTTTTAACTGCTAATTTACCAGTTGTTTGAGGTGCATGACATTGAGTACAATTAAATCTTGCTCCTGCTAATTGCTCAATTGGTTTTACTGAAACTTCATTTTTCATATTATCAATTGATTTTGTAAATTGTTTCCCATCAAATTTATGTTTTGGTCTAAAATCCATAAAGTGTGATTTAGGAATTGGTGTTGCGCCCATTGATTCTGCAACTGCAGGTTCATGACACATTGTACATTGGTTATTATTAATAGTAATTGGTAACATACCATCTACATCATGAGGAATCATTGGTGGAGCATCTTGAAATGCTCTTTTGATTTTCTTAGATGTACCTGCTGCATCTGTTCCATACATTACTTTATCAGCAGTAGTATCTTTTTCACTATAAATAGTTGTTTTTCTTAATCCTAAAGATTCTTCACTAACAGTCTTTTCTGCAGCACTCATTGTTGTAGCGTATAAAGTTGCTACTGCAGCAATTGCTAAAGTTAATTTACCTAACTTCATTATCTTTTCCTTTTTTTAAATTCTTAATTGAAAAATTAAGAGCATCATCATCACACACTTCAATACATCTTCCACAATTTGTACATTCTCCGCTTAATACGGGAATTGATTCTTTTGTA
This sequence is a window from Poseidonibacter parvus. Protein-coding genes within it:
- a CDS encoding FAD-binding protein, producing MKENNTSRREFLNITSNAISMLWLTSLSSTLGWANNEVKINLENLEESNYEVDVLVIGSGMAGLFASVKAHDAGAKVMMVSKGGLGTSGQTPFAKGIFSYDEEKEKLSIDEFVEKVSRSALGTNNKTYTKQMAQNSKQRVKELKDWGFFESALYNKSFSKPIEERNIPLLERVMITHLIKQDGKIAGAAGFSLDDEKIYTFTAKSVILCTGAGGFKPNGFPLRDLTHDGTIMAYNIGAKVTGKEWNDGHVGNSKNPADAFGNWHGMFEKKPETTQVQVNHHLGVDINYMAYTSGNDVKMGPPGMITSDIKGGPYTPSEFKMTEDPRGDHKHRKGPPPPRNGKKEGLPPGMNGTPVGGSSAGLAIHKSEGLVPINEFCESTIKGLYAAGDALGSYMSGGIYTQIGSSLAGSAVQGDIAGKASAEYAKNIKMTKISDKRIATIKKEILEPLNKKAGYSPAWVTQTLQGIMIPNFVLYIKKENMLKGALAYVEELEQSHLPYLKAEDFHELRLAHETINMIISAKMKLKASLMRKESRCSHFRLDYPNLDNKNWQAWINIYKSKKGKMKFEKQAFGTWAKSNIS
- a CDS encoding ferric reductase-like transmembrane domain-containing protein — encoded protein: MNLNLKSLYMVLLLIFFVFLPMVFFILTQIPQRSILKDTISIITILAFFVVLLQFFLSNLNIGLKSIFQSSKIIKIHKILGYTAIPILLFHPFLIVVPRFFEVGPRPLDSFIKMITTFDSLAIIIGIIGWCLILLLGLTSILKDKLKMSYKAWKIFHGSLALVFIIFASWHSIETGRHMNLSMSILVILISLAASILLFKSYFTTNKNKG
- a CDS encoding 4Fe-4S dicluster domain-containing protein — protein: MAISDISGCIGCETCVKVCPTDVIRMNRKSNKAEIKYVEDCQICHLCRLYCPVDAITITSEKSIPVIVSWG
- a CDS encoding PAS domain-containing protein, which codes for MEYNSSNFLLETIVPSEELIVSRTDLKGVITYVNDTFAQISGYEANELLGQSHNVVRHPDMPKAVFQDLWNELQTKGKWSGYVKNLRKDQGYYWVYAEISGVYKDDKLIEYKSIRTPMSFEKKVEYQVKYDQLKLTSGELIRHVSYSPYKK
- a CDS encoding chaperone NapD translates to MNVSSIVVQTLPKYLDEVVESLKKCDVCDYHMHDELGRIIITIEGAGVEEELKKLRVIEAIPHVASADMQMAYSEDELSAHMEVLDNAEVVPKVLNDEDIDPKDIVYNGDLKKKDLEGFARTFDNTGK
- a CDS encoding ferredoxin-type protein NapF, producing the protein MERRELFSSLASSFKTKEKQEIILRPPYYKDEEVFLTNCIECDGICSTVCEENIIVIKDDKTPIIDFSLNGCTYCDECAIACPNEVLSIEDKKNINAKIQIDISTCLAWNDTMCFSCKDPCFDEAIDFLGMFRPEINDNCTSCGFCIKVCPTQAIKII
- a CDS encoding nitrate reductase cytochrome c-type subunit, coding for MKLGKLTLAIAAVATLYATTMSAAEKTVSEESLGLRKTTIYSEKDTTADKVMYGTDAAGTSKKIKRAFQDAPPMIPHDVDGMLPITINNNQCTMCHEPAVAESMGATPIPKSHFMDFRPKHKFDGKQFTKSIDNMKNEVSVKPIEQLAGARFNCTQCHAPQTTGKLAVKNNFEAAFTKKDGEFKSSWDEVILDDLDTLKK